From a region of the Castanea sativa cultivar Marrone di Chiusa Pesio chromosome 10, ASM4071231v1 genome:
- the LOC142613538 gene encoding uncharacterized protein LOC142613538 yields the protein MGEETRGGDGSYQGEGNDAMGKALRQISKSPFVARINKAKLPHRFSQPIFTIYNGRTDPVEHLSHFNQKMTIYSNNEVLMCKVFPSSLGPVAMRWFDALEEGSLKSFEELTRAFGAWFITCSMVPKPLDASLSMAMREEETLKTYSDRYWEMYNEIDGDVENVAVRTFKVGLPTEHGLRKSLIMKAVVDMRQRMDRIDKYKRVEED from the coding sequence ATGGGGGAGGAGACAAGAGGTGGGGATGGGTCATATCAAGGTGAGGGGaatgatgcaatgggtaaagcctTGAGGCAAATCTCTAAATCCCCTTTCGTGGCCCGGATAAACAAGGCAAAGCTCCCCCATAGATTTTCTCAACCTatatttaccatttataatggcaggacTGATCCTGTAGAACACCTCAGTCATTTTAATCAAAAGATGACAATTTATTCGAATAATGAAGtgttgatgtgtaaagtttttcctTCCAGTTTGGGGCCAGTGGCCATGCgatggtttgatgctttggagGAAGGTTCCCTAAAGTCCTTTGAAGAGTTGACGAGGGCATTCGGGGCTTGGTTCATAACATGTAGTATGGTCCCAAAACCCTTGGATGCATCACTATCTATGGCAATGAGGGAAGAAGAAACGCTCAAAACTTATTCCGATCGGTATTGggaaatgtataatgaaattgatggagatGTTGAAAATGTGGCTGTAAGAACTTTTAAGGTGGGGCTCCCTACGGAGCATGGATTAAGGAAGTCCTTGATAATGAAAGCAGTTGTAGACATGCGTCAGCGTATGGATCGTATAGACAAGTATAAGCGGGTTGAGGAAGACTAG